A stretch of DNA from Balearica regulorum gibbericeps isolate bBalReg1 chromosome 7, bBalReg1.pri, whole genome shotgun sequence:
TGGCTTCAGCTTCGGTGTCGCCTCCACCACAAATTTGTCCATGCGGCTCTGGCGTTTGGCAAAGAGCTCTGCCCCCTTGCCTTTAAGCTGAGGCATGTCCTGGGCCCCATTTACCAGTCCAGCATCTTGCTGCTGAGGCTTAGGAGCCACTGGAGGTGGGGTCTTGAATTTGCGGCCAGAGGACTGCATGAAGTTGCAAGCCTCAGCACCCAGGCTGAGGAAGTCCTCCTCAGGGCCCAGACTCAAAGCCTGCCCCAGGGTGGTCACCTTTTGGCTTCTCATCCAGGTTCTGCACCAGAGATAAGAGCTCAGGGTTGGGTGAATTCTTCTTCTTATCCTCAATCTTACTGAACATGGGTTTTTTGTTGCCCCGCCGGCGAGCCTCCTGCAGGATGCCTGTGCGGGGAGCTGGCACAGCAATCCTCTGCTCCCTGGAGGTTAAGGGCTCAGAAGGAGGTCGTGGCATTGCTGGTGAAACAGCAGGAGAAGGCTGCTTTGGCATAGGAGAACTGCTTATCGTGTGCTGTGATGGTGCTGGACTAATATACAAAGAGGAAGAGGCTGTTCCAGGGACTCGtggctgggatgctgcagaggCCACCTCCCCTCCTGGCTTTGAGGGAGTTGACAGAAAGATAGAGGTGGTGGATGTCCGGGCAGTGCTGGCAGAAGGCTTAGTCTCTGGagcacttcctccccctcttgGCTGTGACTCCCGTGGTGGTGTTGGCCTTCCTGGTGCGGGAATATACAGAGATGAGGAGCTCACTGGACTACGGTGCGTTGGCACTGGTGCATTGGCAGATGTTCCTGGAGGCAGAGGTGAGAAAGGGGGAACCACCACGCTTTGCCCACTCAGACTTTCACTAGGTTTTTTGGGTGCAGATGGCCTGAAGATGACAGAAGATGTTGCTGGGCGTTGGCCAGAAAAGCCAGGGGTAAAGGGCCGTGCAGACCTGTTGAACATGCTCGTTGAGCTTGCAGAGAAGGGGTCGGGGGTGCTTGGGGGAGGCGGGAAGAAAGTGGGGCTAGGGGGAGCCAGGAGCTGAGTGGGGAGGATGGCTGGCTGCTTGCTGGGCACTTGCACACCTTCCAGGTGGATGCTGAGGGGCATGCTGTCTACCTTCTGTGGCACAGGCATATTTCCGTTCACCGTGCCTTGCTgtggctgggcagctggggcaAGCTGGGGGGTCTTCTGTGTTGGGACTTTCTCAATTGTGTACTTCCCAGCCCGTTCCCTCTGCTGCTCAAATAATCGTGCTCCTTTACCTGAGGCCTCACTCAAacctttttgcttctcttccttctgttcaGAGTCAGACTTGGACTTTTCAATGTCCAGGTAAGTGTTGTCCCAGTCTGAGTGATTAGTTAGGCTTCGGGCATCAGAGAAACCTTCCTCATCAAATTCAGACTCACTAGTTGGAAAAACTCCGTCTTCCTCCTCGTAGGAGCGGTCTTCGTCGACACTTCCAAAGCTTACCAATGTATACTTCTTAGCCCTCTGCCTGCGCTTCTTGAACATCAGCACCCCCTTGGAGTGGGGGTTGGGTGCATCTGTCAGCAGGGATGCAATGGTTCTGCACTTGGTTTTGGCTTCCTTCACATTCTTCTCTTGGATGCTCTCGTGGCGGTGGAGCTCTGCAGGAGACAAAAAGGCAAGCTCAGAGCTCAGCAAAAGGCTGGGTGGGCAAAGATGGACAGTGATATGGTGATAGGTATTCTAGTGCCTATACAAGGAAACACactgtcactccctgcccttctttttctttcctaccttTGCTCATAGTGTCTTTAGGAACTGCTAATAGAAACCCAGGTGcagttttctctttccctgcaaACACAATAGAAGTCCATGCAGGTGTGGGGAGGGAACTCCCCCAACTCTGATGGCCAGTCTCTGTTTCCCGGTCAGACCTGGGATTTCCTATTTCTGCAGCACGTGTCCAAGAGTCTCAGGCTGTCAGCATTTTTACTGTGCCCTTGCTCCTGGGAATTTTTACCATTTACTTATCACTCTGAGGGTGGAGCCCTGCTCTTTGTAGGCCTCTCTGCCATATGGAGGATTCCCAGGAGCAAGTAATCTCTCTGGCCGTGAGAGTTTGGGAAGCAGCCGCTGCTACTGTTAGCACCCATGCATGTGAGCAATGGGAGAGGTGCTCTGCGGGCAcagccaggctgctcctgctctaGGCCCTGCAGTGCCAGCTACAGAGTCAGTGTCTTGAAGCAGCAATGTGTGTAGGGCTGTTCACTGCTCTCTGTACCAGCCCTGCAAAAGCAGGAGGCGTGTTTTCACCCTTGCTGTAGTCCCTTGCCTGTGCCCCAGGCCCAGCAGAAGAGCATTTGCTCCCAAGCAAGAATCCTGGACCCCCCACAACTGATCAGCCAGGCCAGAAGGAATCCACTTAGACAGGCTTGCTTGGAAAAGCCAACACCTGTTGGGACACTGGCATGAAAGTGTGGGATAACCATTTTCCAcctgctctgccagcccagCGGTCAGTGAAGCCCCAGGGAGGAACATTGTGTTCTCTGTCTTGCATGCAGGGAAAGCAGGGAGTGAACAAGATTCAGTAGTAAAACCAAACTCAACTGCCCTAAGGAAAGTATGGACATGCCTTGAATTGGTGTTCAAGTGACAGAAATCAATGCTAACCttgcatagaaaaaaacccacataccTAAACCCTATATAGActaatttctgatttctttcatttcatcctTTTCCTTACTCCAGTTGTCTTTTTCCCGGCATGATAGTACAGATGAAACATCCATCCACTGCCTGCATCTAATAATTAGTGAAAAAACTGTGTAGAACCTTGTCCAGCCCTGACATTCTCAAGAAAGAGGTACAAAATTATGCCCTGCTGAAGGGAGAGGaacagggagagggagaagaagagggagagtagagctgcaggcagtgctgggggacAGTATTAGCTCAAGACAGGATGGAAGCTGCTTGGTCCTCTCAGGATCTCACTTCTGACCATTTTATCAGAGAGCATTCATTCAATGGGGACCTGCTAATGTGGCAAAGTTACCTGCAGTGAGGGACAGGGAGCTTAGCTAAGAAAGAATGCTAGTTTTCCTGAGGGCTGCACATGTCCCCCAAAACCTGGCTAGGCTGCACAATTGTGGCAGGTGTCATCATTCCATACTGCACCAGTGTAACCACTGTTACAGAACAGTCATCCCTTCCAGGAAGCTTAAGATAAATGCAAGGAAAGACTCTTCTCAAGGTTTGCAGCCATTCTGTagcacatgctgctgctttgggattTCAGCGAGGGGATTTCTGTGGTTTGACATCACCTCATGTAGATGCACAGTCCATTCCTCCCCTTTGCACCCAGAAAACtggaaacagcaaaattaatgCCGAAAAAATGGCTCACTATTTGTACTTGCACTTGCTCTCTGCAAAAATTTCCTTACAAAATGACCCTGCCTTGCTGAACCAAGACTGAAGTAGTGTCCAGGTTTTTGTGGAGACTTAGTGCTCTTCAGGGCAGTCGTAGGGTTGCCCTCAAAGACCTGCTCTCCACGATGGAAACGAGCTATAGTCCCTGAAGGTCTGTCCACTCCACTTTTACAAATCTGCACGCATGTGTCTCTGGGGATTGTTCACAATGGAGGAAATGAGAAGTTTCTTTCTTGCTACAAGCATCCTTGCTACAAGCTACCACACCTCACCTGGCTTGTATTTTGCTTCTAAATTTACAAGGAAGAAGAGCAGCACTACAGAATCTCAGTAAAGTGCAGAATATGTAAACTCCGGACCCTGAGTGACTCACAGAGGATTTCTGGCATCGGGAGCTAACAGCTAAGGAGCTACACCATCCAAAGTGTCTGTGCAGCCACTTCTGACAGCAGAGTACCATGAAAGCACTCAACTCTAGAGCCTGGGCTAGCAAATACTGTCAGAGACAATATAACAGTAGACAGTCTTGGCTATGCCTCCACCAACTCTTGGTCCTGGCACAGCATTAGCATCTATGTACAACTTCCCTAGGAAGTTGCTCTGAACTACCCTGTGCTCTGAAGCAGCTGGCAAGTGAGACTGTCTGGGACCTGCTGCTCGcctccctcttttcttcttcttactTTCCTCCTCATCAAAGGCTAAAGCACATAACTAATTATACCAATCCTTCCAACAGAAAAATGATCATGCTATTCAGTTACAATCTCGCTcaacagtttaagaaaaaagagaaagaaatcttcCTGAGATAACTTGCTGAATGTAAAGAGCAAGAGTGAAATCAGAATAGGCAAAAGaacaggggaaggagaggagaagaaaaaggagaggagaagagaggaaaggggtaagaaaggaaaagagaagagaagagaagagaagggaagagaagagaagagagaagagaagagaagagaagagaagagaagagaagagaagagaagagaagagaagagaagagaagagaagagaagagaagagaagagaagagaagggaagagaagagaaaaaagaggagacatCTGTACCTGCATAAGGCTGATCCAAGCTTGAGAAGGCAGAGTCCAGACCTGGAGAGCTGGGCATGTCACAAAGCCCGTTTAATTCACAACTCCCCATAAACAGAGAGAGAGGCAATgagagagaagcaaagcagTTCCCTGCTGGAGCAGAACCAAAACTCGGAGGTGTCCAAGCCCTTTGCTATCAGCTCCACAAGCCTTTTAAAGCCTCTCTTTTGTCTCATAGGCATTGCTGCCGAAAGCCATGAGGTCACTTTGtctatttttgtcttcttaGCTTCATCACTGAGCAGTGTGATGGACATTGTCACCTGGCACTTAAACAccctccttctttcccccacCCTCTACTCCCTATGAGGAGAAactcctcttttttatttaaaaataagaagataTACTCTATACTCTCACTGCTTCTGTGGTACAAGTTTGAGCTTAGTGTTTCCAATCCCTCAATGTCCAGCATTTCTGTGCTAAAGAGTCCTTCAAAGAGATGAGACTAACAAAGTGCTCATGTCCAACATGGACAGGCAGAGAAATCCACCTAGGAGGAAAGCAACTTTCCTTGTCTGAAACCCTCAGAAAGCACCCAGCTCCAGGTaaacataagaaagaaaagagagagaggaggctTTCTTTTCCTATGTATATCAATTTCCTTCCATGTCTGAGGAGAACCAGTCCATGTTACAGGTTTCTGCTGCGTACCAGGACTAAGGAACATTTAACAGAGGAGCATTAGGATCCTGGGTGCCTGCAGTGAAGTGGTTTAGTTGAATTAAAATGGAAGAGACTGTTACCTACACCACTGAATAGTGTAGCTATGCCCAGGGAGGGTGATGGAGCGTTTGGAGGTCAAGGAGTGGTGTTTTGGCAGCACCATTCAGGGCTCCAGTGCTGGAGACTGAGAGATGTTGAAAGATGAGATGCTGATAGTGAGGACTGGGTTGGAcgggaaggaagggaagagagggtGCTGGGAGTCTACAACTCTCTGCGGTTGTGGCCTGCTCAGTATCTCCTCACACTTTGGCTAGATCTCGTCTTACTGCCTCTTTCTGTATATGAGAAATAGCTCCTGTGAGAGAATCCCAGAGCCATGGCCAAGGGACACTGGCCTGtgattgtggatgccccatccctggaagtgtttaaggccaggttggatggggctttgagcaaccccatgcagggggttggaactagatgatctttaaggtcccttccaacacaaaccattctttgattctatgattctcccTCCCAACAGACCCAGCCTTAGCAATACAGTAGTGCAGAATCCAGCAGACCATCTCCAGTGTTAGTCTAGAAAAATGAAGGTCTCACCATGCCTCCTGAAATCCACTAGCCATCACTGCATGCCAAGAAGACAACTTCCACAGGCAATATTGCTATGAGAGAGACCTGTCATGCCTCATACAGAGGCTTTTACAGCAAGAGCAATGAAAGTGTCTCAGTCTCTTCTTCTTTGGTGAATATTTACACATATAGGGATACAGTCTCTGGGAAAACCTTGCAGAATCTGGTATATACAATATGCAAttggaaatggaaatacagctctacagtacagaaaaaaatctctattaaGAACATTCAAATGGAATAGATAACAAAGTAAATGGAAGGGCTATAAAACTCTCCTAAATTCTGTTGGTGTGGTGGATAATTTCTATAGAAaactttttgttaaattttaaagCACTTAGTTCTTGTGCCCACTAAATTCTGTTGGAATAATCcacaaaaggagaaatttcTATTAAGCAAAGCCTACAAAGACTTTTCCATGAACTTAATTTAACTGAATTTCACTAAAGTGAAATGAATTATATTACTAATTACAGTAATGAGAAGTGTAAAAAGTATAAATCTTTTCAAGATCAGGCCccattaaaagaaagcattttaatgtATGCTAAGGAACACTACTGAACAAGCAGGCTTACACGATGCCAGATACTGTTCATGTTCACTAGGAAACAAACAATGGTAAATTTTATTACCAAAGACCAAATTCTAGAAAAGCCATTACCATGGAAAACAAGCACGCTGCTAATTTCAGAGATAAAGAGCCTGTTACTCTGTGATGAAATACTACTTGTCTACTATTTTTTCACATGGGTTCAACTAGAATTTTGTTCTTCCAGCTATTTATGTTAGACAAGGTCATTTTTCCATGGCTAACGTTGCAAATATCTCAGTAAGCCATTAGAGGCTATAGACATCTCATGCTTTTCATACCTGGAGTCCTTTCAAAATAAGATTTGGATAGATTATATTTGCCTTCTAAGTATTTCCCTGTTGAAAGCTTCAACCTTTCAAGCTTCAACCAATGTTTGAATTGcaaacaggaaagcagaggagcaTATATTCCTTTACGTAAAAGAAGTGGTAAAACTCTTGGGACAGAAAACTTGTTTCTTATTCTTGGATATTTGCAAACTTCCATCACACAATCTGTGCATAATATAAAACATAGATACGGCTTTATCTCAAATTTCGGATGCTACAGGCAAATGCTTCGAGTCTGCAACACTTAAGCATGTATCTGAGGTTAAATACATAGATAAATACTGGTCAAAccagtatttcttctttaatggTTAGTGATTTTAAGAGTTCCCAGTGAGACACTGCCTCACTGCAATCTCCTGgattagaaaaacagaaatcaagtTTCTCTGCAGGTGAATTGACAgcccatgggaaaaaaaatgcccaatCATTCTGTAGAATTTTGACCATTCTTAGCCATTCTGCTCCCATGCTGCTTTGaagagctctgctcagcagagagGGTGCAGAGACAGTGCTGTGCATGGATGCAATGTGTTAGTTTCATGGTTTCCTGCTGGAGACTTAACTAGCTTGTTCACTCAAAAAAGTCTCCCTCAGTTGAGTGAGAGTTCGCCTTTCTTCCTGAGCTGGATGGAAATGTATCCTCAATGCAAAAGGTAGCACACATGGCCAGCTTTCCTGTGCTAACAGCTCACATTGGGGCCCTGGATATTCCCTACATAGTCTTCTGTGACAAGACTGCCAAGGGAGAGCTTGCTTTTTTTGGCCAGGACAGCACCTGTTGAATGCACTAGTGAATCTGTCTTTTACAGATTTCCTAAGAAAGGTTTTTGCAGTCATGCTGCATGTCTTTCAATCTTATCTGTTTAATGCTAATAGCTTTTGAGCCCATTTGCTAATTTTAAGAATCTGAAGTCACAAAGATACAACGCTCCTACAAGTTCACATGCAAATAGGTGGCTGGACAGAGGAGATAGACCCCACCATAGGAAGCAGGAATCCTGAGTACAGTCTTAATTAGGCACCAAAAACTGAAGAACACACACTACAGAGAGATTATGAGTTCCAATTTTGAATGTGATCAGACAGATTTGCATTTTACTACACATGAGAGAATGAGATATCAAATACAAGACATAAATTAAAAGGACACCAGGATCTGTTAATTCTGCTGCTCACAAAATTGCGTGATGTCTGACAGCAGGATACCACTTATTCATCTTCTCTGTGTCCTTCAGTGTTTCCAGCATCCACTCTCTAGTAACAGAGACAAGCATATGCTCACCATCTGGGTCTGTGGACTTCATTAATCCTGTAGCACTTGCCATATATTCTTGTTATCCACTTGATTTTAGTCCTTTTCTGCAACCAGTCAAGATCCTactacatttaaaaatccaGCCTTTCACAAGACAATTGTATACCTTCCATGCCTTATGTCATCTGCTGATTAATACACAGCAATCTCCATTGAATCCTCAGACCATCCATTAAAAATGGTATAATTGCTATTCCCTGTTACTGCTTGCTAGGTACAACACActcaagagaaacaaa
This window harbors:
- the SYNPO2L gene encoding LOW QUALITY PROTEIN: synaptopodin 2-like protein (The sequence of the model RefSeq protein was modified relative to this genomic sequence to represent the inferred CDS: deleted 1 base in 1 codon); the protein is MGTEEEMLITLSGGAPWGFRLQGGSEQKRPLQVSKIRKRSKACRGGLWENDVLVSINGKSCAGLSHATAMQIIDSSNGTLNIRVKRIVGGEQIGPRLQRSPSPGQRVLSPPSPLSPPVQLLSPEPAGAPATTQPSQPRRSQRHLESLTSPPDSEAYYGETDSDADNVAQEKHRRARKKSPRSPPDSTNSKADAPQDEVSLSEQSGYESMPEAAAQGGAEMASSSGVAKREIACPPGSRTDTPFSESEGQLQPPSTEGQVTSPEAMLLPHATKVIRAERHLIPMVGPVEHPVDEDLTTTYVEKAKQAKLHRHESIQEKNVKEAKTKCRTIASLLTDAPNPHSKGVLMFKKRRQRAKKYTLVSFGSVDEDRSYEEEDGVFPTSESEFDEEGFSDARSLTNHSDWDNTYLDIEKSKSDSEQKEEKQKGLSEASGKGARLFEQQRERAGKYTIEKVPTQKTPQLAPAAQPQQGTVNGNMPVPQKVDSMPLSIHLEGVQVPSKQPAILPTQLLAPPSPTFFPPPPSTPDPFSASSTSMFNRSARPFTPGFSGQRPATSSVIFRPSAPKKPSESLSGQSVVVPPFSPLPPGTSANAPVPTHRSPVSSSSLYIPAPGRPTPPRESQPRGGGSAPETKPSASTARTSTTSIFLSTPSKPGGEVASAASQPRVPGTASSSLYISPAPSQHTISSSPMPKQPSPAVSPAMPRPPSEPLTSREQRIAVPAPRTGILQEARRRGNKKPMFSKIEDKKKNSPNPELLSLVQNLDEKPKGDHPGAGFESGPEEDFLSLGAEACNFMQSSGRKFKTPPPVAPKPQQQDAGLVNGAQDMPQLKGKGAELFAKRQSRMDKFVVEATPKLKPESKPRTPSPSPSLPSSWKYSPNIRAPPPIAYNPMHSPFYPLAASKSQASKAESKVKKAPGQKSGIKVIDLMRHQPYQLKSAMFCFGDPPGPSIQESPGQPAPQTSLSFTAAKQVPVKTAKTQEIRRFSTPAPMPASSSLTPTVLVPRSATTLDEPVWRTEMAYSAPATPAPFQVELSQSPKLYQSSPEPGQVGRGPSPNPASASRFQVARPKFSAARTGMQANVWRPSFGHH